A genomic window from Brevibacillus agri includes:
- a CDS encoding putative amidoligase domain-containing protein translates to MIREGLQESAASQPMTANAKEAVAFLHRPEVGRWLLKLSGLPVATGRTAPPGWRTYKLCLYQDLVLDVVRSMEHPQWLLHRLEEPDYEPIPFPSTDPEVQMVKALAVRSLYAVGAEAGQVTIIAASAHRAKVVSVAPDWPAEKADRYMQRARDWWQERMRKQPQELNKLGADPEFSLRRATGEMALASDFLKINGTVGCDTTRYREDLALHQHPVAELRPAPSEDPDELFLHIYEALIFAMKKIANKEIEWLAGGMPFPGYPIGGHIHFSGVSPTFSLRRKLDAYLALPLVLIEDVGCVLRRQRYGFLGDVREKAYGFEYRTLPSWLVHPVVARGILHLARLVITSHAQLKATPHLQLPLVKAYYRGDKETLEPYVRQVRNELRELPGYSLSRVHLEAYFSCLLRGDVWLSDLDLKSAWNLH, encoded by the coding sequence ATGATACGAGAAGGGTTGCAGGAGAGCGCCGCATCGCAGCCAATGACAGCCAACGCCAAAGAAGCGGTCGCTTTTTTGCACCGCCCCGAGGTCGGACGCTGGTTGCTGAAGCTGAGCGGGCTGCCTGTGGCTACGGGACGAACAGCGCCTCCCGGATGGCGAACCTACAAGCTTTGTCTCTATCAGGACCTGGTGCTGGACGTGGTGCGGAGCATGGAGCATCCGCAATGGCTGTTGCATCGTCTGGAGGAGCCTGACTACGAGCCGATTCCGTTTCCGTCCACCGATCCGGAGGTGCAGATGGTCAAAGCGCTGGCTGTCCGCAGCTTGTATGCTGTCGGAGCGGAAGCGGGGCAAGTCACGATCATAGCGGCATCTGCTCACCGGGCGAAGGTGGTTTCCGTGGCGCCGGATTGGCCGGCAGAGAAGGCGGATCGCTACATGCAGCGTGCGCGCGACTGGTGGCAGGAGCGCATGCGCAAGCAGCCGCAGGAGCTGAACAAACTGGGCGCCGACCCGGAGTTTTCGTTGCGCAGGGCAACGGGGGAAATGGCGCTCGCCTCTGATTTTTTGAAAATTAACGGGACGGTCGGCTGCGATACGACACGCTACCGGGAAGACCTGGCGCTGCATCAGCATCCGGTAGCCGAGCTTCGCCCTGCCCCGTCGGAAGACCCCGATGAGCTGTTTCTTCATATTTATGAAGCATTGATTTTCGCCATGAAAAAAATCGCCAACAAAGAGATCGAGTGGCTGGCGGGCGGGATGCCGTTTCCTGGCTATCCGATTGGCGGGCACATTCACTTTAGCGGAGTGTCGCCTACTTTTTCCTTGCGGCGGAAGCTGGACGCCTATCTCGCGTTGCCGCTCGTGCTGATCGAGGACGTCGGCTGCGTGCTGCGACGGCAACGCTACGGCTTTTTGGGCGACGTGCGGGAAAAGGCGTACGGTTTCGAGTATCGGACATTGCCCAGTTGGCTCGTGCATCCGGTCGTGGCGCGGGGAATATTGCATTTAGCCAGACTGGTCATCACGAGCCACGCTCAACTGAAAGCGACACCGCATTTGCAGTTGCCGCTGGTCAAAGCGTACTACCGCGGGGACAAGGAAACGCTGGAACCGTACGTCAGACAGGTGCGCAACGAGTTGCGGGAACTGCCGGGCTATTCGCTTTCGCGGGTTCATCTGGAAGCGTATTTTTCCTGCCTGTTGCGCGGGGACGTGTGGCTCTCTGACTTGGATCTGAAGAGCGCGTGGAACTTGCATTGA
- a CDS encoding acyltransferase: MNSDRKGTFQDLNALFVFGALTVLAIHILGFFIENQQDYPWNGEVEAVLLILLRFGRSLFIFATGLLLFYWYQKRELDWAAFWKKRWRTIVLPYVIWTAIFTGFKLQTVDPVVLAAPFFESLFTGSAFYHLYYIPLYLQLNLLFCLFKPWFERLLSFRVLVVLFVGQISLYVLYKYLFINPLWEIDWTASPVFAFVEHTYVAGQNYVHMYIFTFALGAYAGLNLEKWRAWTWRLQVPACIVTLATAAWIAYEYLNGTVSYYDSLNIFKPLYLLYTASFLVSFYSLSRYLGKLPKLGQWLSRMARQNMAIYIVHPLILFLLESYVIFRLDWSTPLIMLAMFVITPPLCIFLYEHTLFSYWTGGKGKPKSKPVYKTEVYKA; the protein is encoded by the coding sequence ATGAATAGCGATCGAAAGGGGACGTTTCAGGATCTGAATGCCCTTTTTGTTTTTGGAGCACTGACCGTACTTGCGATTCACATTCTCGGTTTTTTCATTGAAAATCAACAGGACTACCCGTGGAACGGCGAAGTGGAGGCCGTCCTGCTCATCTTGCTGCGCTTTGGGCGCTCCCTGTTTATTTTTGCCACGGGGCTGCTGCTGTTTTACTGGTACCAAAAGCGGGAGTTGGACTGGGCTGCCTTCTGGAAAAAGCGCTGGCGCACCATCGTTTTGCCCTACGTCATCTGGACCGCGATCTTTACCGGATTCAAGCTGCAAACCGTCGATCCTGTCGTTTTGGCGGCGCCGTTTTTCGAAAGCCTGTTTACGGGCAGCGCGTTTTACCATCTGTACTACATTCCGCTCTACCTGCAGTTGAATTTGCTGTTTTGCCTGTTCAAACCGTGGTTTGAGCGATTGTTAAGCTTTCGCGTCCTGGTGGTGCTGTTCGTCGGACAGATCAGCCTGTACGTCCTGTACAAGTACTTGTTTATCAACCCGCTCTGGGAAATCGACTGGACGGCGTCTCCTGTTTTTGCCTTCGTCGAACACACCTATGTAGCCGGGCAAAACTACGTGCATATGTACATCTTTACGTTTGCTCTCGGGGCGTATGCCGGCTTGAACCTGGAAAAATGGCGCGCGTGGACCTGGCGTTTGCAAGTGCCAGCCTGTATCGTGACGCTGGCGACCGCTGCCTGGATTGCCTACGAGTACTTGAACGGCACCGTCTCGTATTACGACAGCCTGAACATTTTCAAACCGCTCTACTTGCTCTACACGGCGAGCTTCCTGGTGAGCTTCTACTCGCTTTCCCGCTACCTCGGGAAGCTGCCCAAGCTCGGCCAATGGCTATCGCGCATGGCCCGGCAAAACATGGCGATCTACATCGTCCACCCGCTGATCCTGTTTTTGCTGGAGAGCTACGTCATTTTCCGGCTGGATTGGTCCACGCCGCTCATCATGCTCGCCATGTTCGTGATTACGCCGCCGCTCTGTATTTTCTTGTACGAACACACGCTGTTCTCGTACTGGACGGGCGGCAAAGGCAAGCCGAAGTCCAAGCCGGTCTACAAAACGGAGGTTTACAAGGCGTAG
- the miaB gene encoding tRNA (N6-isopentenyl adenosine(37)-C2)-methylthiotransferase MiaB — protein MTESKVATPDLKSAKSPKTTADYAKYFQPPSLKDAKKRGKEEVQVHYDFAIPEDMREIGKGKRYHVRTYGCQMNEHDSETIAGILQQMGYTSTDEVEAADVILFNTCAIRENAEDKVFGELGHMKRLKNNNPNLILGVCGCMSQEEKVVNKILKSYQQVDLIFGTHNIHRLPQLMRDAMFSKEMVIEVWSKEGDIVENMPKLREGNTKAWVNIMYGCDKFCTYCIVPYTRGKERSRRPEDVIAEVRDLARQGFKEIMLLGQNVNAYGKDFDDIEYGFGDLLDEIRKIDIPRIRFTTSHPRDFDDHLIEVLAKGGNLVEQIHLPVQSGSTEILKRMARKYTREHYLELVRKIKAAIPNVSLSTDIIVGFPGETDEQFEETISLVEEVRYDSAYTFIYSPREGTPAAVMEDNVPMEVKKARLYRLNEVLARIGLEQNKKLQDQVLEVLIEGESKNNPDVLAGRTRTNKLVHFTADKSLIGEYVHVKITDAKTWTLHGELVTKVEV, from the coding sequence ATGACGGAATCGAAAGTGGCGACTCCGGACTTAAAATCCGCCAAGTCTCCGAAAACAACGGCGGACTATGCGAAATACTTTCAGCCGCCATCCTTGAAGGATGCGAAAAAGCGGGGAAAAGAAGAAGTGCAGGTGCACTACGATTTCGCGATTCCGGAAGACATGCGCGAGATCGGAAAAGGTAAGCGTTATCACGTCCGCACGTACGGCTGCCAGATGAATGAGCACGACTCCGAGACGATCGCAGGCATTTTGCAGCAGATGGGCTACACCTCGACAGACGAGGTAGAAGCGGCCGATGTCATTTTGTTCAACACTTGTGCGATCCGTGAAAATGCGGAGGACAAAGTGTTTGGCGAACTCGGCCACATGAAGCGGCTGAAAAACAACAACCCGAACCTGATTCTTGGCGTCTGCGGCTGTATGTCGCAGGAGGAGAAGGTCGTCAACAAAATTTTGAAAAGCTACCAGCAGGTGGACCTGATTTTTGGTACGCACAACATTCACCGCCTGCCGCAGTTGATGCGCGATGCGATGTTCAGCAAGGAAATGGTGATCGAGGTCTGGTCCAAGGAAGGCGACATCGTCGAGAACATGCCGAAGCTGCGCGAAGGCAACACCAAGGCATGGGTCAACATCATGTACGGCTGCGACAAGTTCTGTACGTATTGCATCGTGCCCTATACGCGCGGCAAAGAGCGGAGCCGCCGTCCGGAAGACGTCATCGCCGAGGTGCGCGATCTCGCCCGCCAAGGCTTCAAGGAAATCATGCTGCTCGGTCAAAACGTCAACGCGTACGGAAAAGACTTTGACGACATCGAGTACGGCTTTGGCGATCTGTTGGACGAGATCCGCAAAATCGACATTCCGCGCATTCGCTTTACGACGAGCCATCCGCGCGACTTCGACGATCATCTGATTGAGGTGCTGGCAAAAGGCGGCAACCTGGTGGAGCAAATCCATTTGCCCGTTCAGTCCGGCTCCACGGAAATTTTGAAGCGCATGGCCCGCAAATACACGCGGGAGCACTATCTGGAGCTGGTGCGCAAGATCAAGGCCGCGATTCCGAATGTCTCTCTTTCTACAGATATTATTGTCGGCTTCCCGGGCGAAACCGACGAGCAGTTTGAAGAGACGATTTCCCTGGTCGAAGAGGTCCGGTACGACTCGGCGTATACTTTCATTTATTCCCCACGGGAAGGGACGCCGGCCGCCGTCATGGAAGACAACGTGCCGATGGAAGTGAAAAAAGCGCGCCTCTACCGCTTGAATGAAGTGCTGGCCCGCATCGGTCTGGAGCAAAACAAAAAGCTGCAAGATCAGGTGCTGGAAGTGCTGATCGAGGGCGAATCGAAAAACAACCCGGATGTACTCGCAGGACGCACGCGGACGAACAAGCTCGTTCACTTTACCGCAGACAAGTCGTTGATCGGCGAGTATGTCCACGTCAAAATTACAGATGCCAAAACGTGGACGCTTCACGGCGAACTCGTTACCAAAGTCGAGGTGTAG
- a CDS encoding lipoate--protein ligase family protein — translation MSFSVNQPFHWMDSGVYRGQPLEPLARDEALAAGMQAESAVPVIHLWVYDQALYLGRRDARLPHLEEALRQFGQDGFGCVLRSSGGACVPLDAGVLNVAWLLPDTTISIDSFFSFVAEMLRVGLRDYGVLEFGEVVGSYCAGEYDFSLHGKKIGGMAQRRTRYGSILQICINIEERPRGEWMERFYAIAGLDEMEAHKPIPTIVGSTVGSIAGLTGQPTTVDDVKARLFAAIRSQWPALPVPFSVQDELLAESEHHLANRLQLFSFTAKELATPQWRLPK, via the coding sequence ATGTCATTTTCTGTCAATCAGCCTTTCCACTGGATGGATTCGGGCGTCTATCGGGGCCAACCGCTCGAACCTTTGGCTCGCGACGAAGCATTGGCAGCCGGTATGCAGGCCGAATCGGCCGTGCCGGTCATCCACCTGTGGGTGTACGATCAGGCCCTGTATTTGGGCCGCAGAGACGCGAGGCTGCCCCATTTGGAAGAGGCTTTGCGCCAGTTTGGCCAGGATGGCTTCGGATGTGTGCTGCGTTCGTCCGGCGGCGCCTGTGTCCCGCTGGATGCCGGTGTTCTCAATGTCGCCTGGCTTTTGCCAGACACGACGATTTCGATTGATTCGTTTTTTTCCTTTGTGGCCGAAATGCTGCGGGTCGGACTTCGCGATTATGGCGTGCTGGAGTTTGGAGAAGTTGTCGGCTCCTACTGTGCCGGAGAGTACGATTTTTCGCTGCACGGCAAAAAAATCGGGGGCATGGCGCAGCGTCGTACCCGCTACGGGTCCATTTTGCAGATTTGCATTAATATAGAGGAAAGGCCGCGCGGGGAGTGGATGGAGCGCTTTTACGCGATCGCCGGGCTTGACGAGATGGAAGCCCACAAGCCGATCCCGACCATCGTTGGCTCGACAGTCGGAAGCATTGCTGGGCTGACGGGACAGCCTACGACGGTCGACGACGTAAAGGCGCGGCTGTTCGCTGCGATTCGCTCCCAGTGGCCCGCACTCCCCGTTCCTTTTTCTGTACAGGATGAGTTGCTGGCGGAGTCAGAGCACCATCTGGCTAACCGTTTGCAGCTTTTCTCCTTTACCGCAAAAGAACTGGCTACACCGCAATGGCGTTTGCCCAAGTAA
- a CDS encoding S-layer homology domain-containing protein produces the protein MKRAFALFLSVLMFLTAIPFVSAASTPSFSDVPRSHWAYKEITEMAEKGIIKGYDNRTFRPNNQVTRAEFAKIMIAAADVDIQKSSVTQTFKDVPRSHWAFYYVEYAKPYLTGYKSGSTYTYKPDQPAVREDIAIALVRLLGYDKKHKADLDQLKKFRDQGEISPALRPYIAIALQTDLMKGYNNYFRPQDPITRAEAASLLYRAILERKDDETKVVFPNPEPPKPEPISISDAFSAADLKNWDTKKATGSWGVLNKQVTAVSIDDDVDHYFLPLIWNESAKPENYELSVDVNVSGTDGLAGLYFNGKDGKANVVFVQKDRVVLGKVTDVEKDDIEIIASGSYKLKASNKLKVAVKGNTVSIYVNDQYLFGQQQVKQEGTKLGLYIQEDATKEAPRKMTYLDNFSLKEVK, from the coding sequence ATGAAACGAGCATTCGCCTTATTTTTATCGGTGTTGATGTTCCTGACTGCCATCCCTTTTGTCAGTGCCGCTTCGACTCCGTCGTTCTCAGACGTTCCGCGTAGCCATTGGGCCTACAAGGAAATTACAGAAATGGCTGAAAAAGGGATCATCAAAGGATACGACAACCGCACATTCCGTCCGAACAACCAGGTGACCCGCGCAGAGTTTGCCAAAATCATGATTGCGGCAGCCGATGTGGACATCCAGAAAAGCTCTGTCACCCAGACGTTCAAAGATGTTCCGCGCTCCCACTGGGCATTTTATTACGTCGAATACGCCAAGCCGTACCTGACTGGCTACAAATCCGGCTCGACCTACACGTACAAACCGGATCAGCCTGCAGTCCGCGAAGATATTGCGATCGCACTCGTTCGCCTGCTTGGCTACGACAAAAAACACAAAGCCGATCTCGATCAGCTCAAAAAGTTCCGCGACCAAGGCGAAATTTCGCCAGCTCTGCGTCCGTACATCGCCATCGCGCTGCAAACGGACCTGATGAAAGGCTACAACAACTATTTCCGTCCGCAGGACCCGATCACCCGTGCGGAAGCTGCTTCCTTGCTGTACCGCGCCATTCTGGAGCGCAAAGATGACGAGACAAAAGTCGTCTTCCCGAATCCGGAACCGCCAAAGCCTGAGCCAATCAGCATCAGCGACGCTTTTTCCGCCGCTGACCTGAAAAACTGGGATACGAAAAAGGCTACAGGTAGCTGGGGCGTCCTTAACAAGCAAGTAACGGCTGTCTCCATTGACGATGATGTCGATCATTACTTCCTGCCGCTCATCTGGAACGAGTCGGCCAAACCGGAAAATTACGAGTTGAGCGTCGATGTCAACGTCTCCGGTACAGACGGCCTCGCAGGTCTGTACTTCAACGGCAAAGACGGCAAAGCCAATGTCGTCTTCGTGCAAAAAGACCGCGTCGTTCTCGGCAAGGTTACCGATGTTGAAAAAGACGACATCGAAATCATCGCATCCGGCTCCTACAAGCTGAAAGCGAGCAACAAACTGAAGGTAGCTGTCAAAGGCAACACCGTTTCGATCTACGTCAACGATCAATATTTGTTCGGCCAGCAACAGGTCAAGCAGGAAGGAACGAAGCTCGGCCTGTACATCCAGGAGGACGCAACCAAAGAAGCGCCTCGCAAAATGACCTATCTGGACAATTTCAGCCTGAAAGAAGTCAAATAA
- the mutS gene encoding DNA mismatch repair protein MutS: MAQYTPMIQQYLAIKKEYPDTFLFFRLGDFYELFFDDAILASRELEITLTGRDGGGDERIPMCGVPHHSADGYIAELLKKGHKVAVCEQVEDPKEAKGVVRREVTRVITPGTMMEGKWLTDKENNYMAALAALDGRIGIAACDMSTGEMYVTSLLGQTEAALDEALQYRPKELVFFGFDSLPKTSLPSTVVESQQLDAFAVDSQYPEAGKELDVAMRAAVNALLYYIGTTQKRSLAHMRLLKRYDSKQYLQMDGFSRRNLELTETIRDKTKKGSLLWLLDRTQTAMGGRLLRRWIERPLLGRAELDARLDAVEALKSDLLLRSDLRTCLDNVYDLERLAGRISYGNANARDLIQLRLSLEAVPELKRHLSQTNAPVLQELAQGMDECADLVSFLQAALVDDPPISVREGGMIRTGYDEYLDKLHSASRDGKTWIAQLEQSEREATGIRSLKVGFNKVFGYYIEVSKSNIANVPAGRYERKQTLANAERYITPELKEREALILEAEEKMIELEYQLFTAVRSEIAGHIPRLQSLAERIASVDVLQAFATVSDERGFVRPQFADDGEYVIVDGRHPVVEAVLEREKYVANDVRMNQDSRQVLLITGPNMAGKSTYMRQIALITVMAQIGCFVPAKEAKLSIVDQIFTRIGAADDLVGGHSTFMVEMLETRHALQKATAKSLILLDEIGRGTSTYDGMALAQAVIEYICQRIGAKTLFSTHYHELTGLADTMKGVVNVNARCEERDGKLLFLHKIEEGRADKSYGIHVAELAEMPVWVIERARSILAGLEAGSQATADMQMSLETLWSAPVAAVREEPVSLLSPEEEEILRDLRELDLNATTPMDAMMKLYAWKQQLKKR; the protein is encoded by the coding sequence ATGGCGCAATATACCCCGATGATTCAGCAGTATCTGGCTATCAAAAAAGAGTACCCGGATACTTTCTTATTTTTCCGCTTAGGCGACTTTTACGAACTGTTTTTTGACGATGCTATCCTCGCGTCCCGCGAGCTGGAGATTACGCTCACAGGACGCGACGGTGGCGGGGATGAACGCATCCCGATGTGCGGCGTCCCGCACCATTCGGCAGATGGCTACATCGCCGAGCTGTTGAAAAAAGGACACAAAGTAGCGGTGTGCGAGCAGGTGGAAGACCCGAAAGAAGCAAAAGGGGTCGTTCGCCGCGAAGTGACCCGCGTCATTACGCCCGGCACGATGATGGAGGGCAAATGGCTCACGGACAAGGAAAACAACTACATGGCGGCCTTGGCAGCCCTCGACGGCCGCATAGGGATCGCAGCCTGCGACATGAGTACAGGGGAAATGTACGTCACCTCCCTGCTCGGACAGACGGAGGCCGCGCTCGATGAGGCATTGCAATACCGTCCGAAAGAACTGGTGTTCTTCGGCTTTGATTCCTTGCCGAAAACGTCTTTGCCGTCAACGGTCGTGGAAAGCCAGCAACTGGATGCGTTTGCGGTGGACAGCCAGTACCCGGAAGCGGGAAAAGAGCTGGACGTCGCTATGCGCGCAGCCGTCAATGCGCTGCTCTACTACATCGGGACGACGCAAAAGCGCAGTCTCGCGCATATGCGGCTGTTGAAACGTTACGACAGCAAGCAATATTTGCAAATGGACGGCTTTTCCAGACGAAACCTGGAACTGACGGAGACGATCCGCGACAAGACGAAAAAAGGCTCCTTGCTGTGGCTGTTGGATCGGACGCAAACCGCCATGGGCGGACGGCTGTTGCGCAGATGGATCGAGCGGCCGCTGCTCGGACGTGCAGAGCTGGATGCCCGCCTGGATGCCGTCGAAGCGCTCAAGAGCGATTTGCTGCTGCGCTCCGATCTGCGGACTTGCCTGGACAACGTGTACGACCTGGAGCGGCTGGCTGGCCGCATCTCGTACGGAAACGCCAATGCCCGCGACCTGATCCAGTTGCGTTTGTCGCTGGAAGCAGTGCCGGAGCTGAAACGGCACTTGAGCCAGACGAATGCCCCGGTGTTGCAGGAGTTGGCCCAGGGCATGGATGAATGCGCGGACCTGGTCAGCTTTTTGCAGGCGGCGCTCGTCGACGATCCGCCGATCTCCGTGCGCGAAGGCGGGATGATTCGCACCGGCTACGATGAGTATTTGGACAAGCTGCATTCCGCAAGCCGCGACGGGAAGACGTGGATTGCCCAGCTCGAGCAGAGCGAGCGGGAAGCGACAGGCATCCGTTCGCTGAAAGTCGGTTTCAACAAAGTGTTTGGCTACTATATCGAAGTGTCGAAGTCGAACATCGCCAACGTGCCTGCGGGACGCTACGAGCGCAAGCAGACGCTCGCCAATGCCGAGCGCTACATCACGCCCGAACTGAAGGAACGCGAGGCGCTCATCCTCGAAGCGGAAGAAAAGATGATCGAGCTGGAGTACCAGTTGTTCACGGCTGTGCGCAGCGAGATCGCCGGACATATTCCGCGCTTGCAAAGCCTTGCCGAGCGAATCGCTTCTGTAGACGTGCTCCAGGCGTTTGCTACGGTCAGTGACGAGCGCGGCTTCGTGCGTCCACAGTTCGCAGACGACGGCGAATACGTCATCGTCGACGGACGCCACCCTGTCGTGGAAGCCGTGCTGGAGCGGGAGAAGTACGTAGCCAATGACGTGCGGATGAACCAGGACAGTCGTCAGGTTCTGCTCATCACCGGACCGAACATGGCGGGGAAAAGCACCTACATGCGCCAGATCGCACTGATTACCGTCATGGCGCAAATCGGCTGCTTCGTGCCTGCAAAAGAAGCGAAGCTGTCGATTGTGGACCAGATTTTTACGCGAATTGGCGCTGCCGACGACCTCGTTGGCGGACACAGTACGTTCATGGTGGAAATGCTGGAAACAAGGCACGCGCTGCAAAAGGCGACTGCCAAAAGTTTGATCTTGCTCGACGAGATCGGGCGCGGGACGTCCACGTACGACGGGATGGCACTGGCGCAGGCGGTCATCGAGTATATTTGCCAGCGAATCGGAGCCAAGACGCTGTTTTCCACGCACTATCACGAGCTGACGGGGCTGGCTGACACGATGAAGGGCGTCGTCAATGTGAACGCCCGCTGCGAGGAGCGGGACGGCAAGCTCTTGTTCCTGCACAAGATTGAGGAAGGCCGGGCAGATAAAAGCTACGGCATCCACGTGGCGGAATTGGCGGAAATGCCTGTCTGGGTCATTGAGCGCGCCCGCAGCATTTTGGCGGGCTTGGAGGCGGGCAGCCAAGCGACAGCCGACATGCAAATGTCGCTGGAAACGCTATGGTCGGCCCCGGTTGCCGCCGTGCGCGAGGAGCCCGTATCGCTGTTGTCGCCGGAGGAAGAGGAGATTTTGCGCGATTTGCGCGAGCTGGATTTGAACGCGACGACCCCGATGGACGCAATGATGAAGCTGTATGCATGGAAGCAGCAACTGAAAAAACGATAG
- a CDS encoding RicAFT regulatory complex protein RicA family protein, with the protein MEQTNLYTQKEILDKARELAAMISRTNEVDFFKRAELQIKHNERVQDLIDKLKQKQKQMVMFESINKPELVKKVEEEYNKLHEELDSIPIVTEFKQSQVDVNDLLQMVTNVITNTVSERIILDTGGNPLTGETGGGPEKKHSGGCCS; encoded by the coding sequence ATGGAACAAACAAACTTGTACACACAAAAAGAGATTCTGGACAAAGCGCGCGAGCTGGCTGCGATGATTTCGCGCACCAATGAAGTCGATTTTTTCAAACGCGCGGAACTGCAAATCAAGCACAATGAGCGCGTCCAAGACTTGATTGATAAATTGAAGCAAAAGCAAAAGCAGATGGTCATGTTTGAATCCATCAATAAGCCGGAACTGGTGAAAAAAGTCGAAGAAGAGTACAACAAGCTGCACGAGGAGCTGGACTCGATTCCGATCGTAACGGAGTTCAAGCAATCCCAGGTGGATGTGAACGATCTTTTGCAAATGGTGACGAATGTCATCACGAACACCGTATCCGAGCGTATTATTTTGGATACAGGCGGAAATCCGCTGACAGGCGAAACCGGCGGCGGGCCGGAAAAGAAACATAGCGGCGGCTGCTGCTCGTAA
- the cotE gene encoding outer spore coat protein CotE, with amino-acid sequence MSGTDKDLQCRELIAKAVCGKGHKFSTTTHTIIPSQTPSTILGCWIINTNFQAEKVGDAVEVSGTYDVNLWFSFANNTQTEVKRETVKFSVLVPLTFFDKNCRGDLEIVARAVEQPKCVKAELSAGGTITVRVESEFAVEIIGETKVCVVVCNNCDDKDFHMIGDYEENSDEFDDFDSATMLDELD; translated from the coding sequence ATGTCGGGTACAGACAAAGATCTACAGTGCCGGGAACTCATCGCGAAAGCTGTCTGCGGTAAAGGCCATAAATTCTCTACTACCACCCACACCATCATACCATCGCAAACTCCTTCGACGATCCTCGGATGCTGGATTATAAACACGAACTTCCAGGCAGAGAAAGTCGGAGACGCGGTTGAAGTATCTGGTACGTATGACGTCAACCTGTGGTTCTCGTTTGCAAATAACACGCAAACCGAAGTCAAGCGGGAAACTGTCAAGTTCTCCGTACTCGTTCCGCTTACGTTCTTCGACAAAAACTGCAGAGGCGATCTGGAAATTGTCGCTCGCGCCGTGGAACAGCCGAAGTGCGTAAAAGCCGAGTTGAGTGCTGGAGGCACCATCACAGTCAGGGTTGAAAGCGAATTTGCCGTAGAAATCATCGGAGAAACCAAAGTCTGCGTAGTCGTCTGCAACAACTGCGATGACAAAGACTTCCACATGATTGGTGACTATGAAGAAAACAGCGACGAATTTGACGACTTTGATTCAGCCACCATGCTCGACGAGCTTGACTAA